From the genome of Macrobrachium nipponense isolate FS-2020 chromosome 29, ASM1510439v2, whole genome shotgun sequence, one region includes:
- the LOC135206201 gene encoding uncharacterized protein LOC135206201: MNHGRLLLLFLIQALSWRTGTAEKNMDLGDATSWATYAWAEPWKGVLGTYTIQPRNDEVQTRDIKGEEAPTQEIPKKQPQKRHYVHYIPLTNPEGLERPRKQHFGGEEGPIYDTWEQAPLLAKEGLTSEEALWVPVGQPLQVIKQGYSWGSQAFDQSFQKQPRLAVETHLAYEHPFPPSSYLPTTRLPRSQPLPPTTVSTPAPEPSLIATLLPSTTPYSKDTYEPEHKIAKPHPTVGYHPHLPPLYHSAPHYPIPPRKYYLTDESPLKYKHGYALRKYILNTEPTVTHSDPGDVVVKAADVTANEIETPSDMTDDTTSTTLSASEENSNSGFKHEDVPKSPPAHKYRPHVTYSPPYSHSLHLHPYPPVHSNYNPPPYGHYLHQRPPYPTNDVYYPTPGTIRKYLLNTSPSSSPEDSQPDTGDDQGKPDLSTFDIYEMLRMPRSTGTSWQSVQYGPSSTVTR; this comes from the exons CCTTATCATGGAGAACTGGCACCGCAGAGAAGAACATGGACTTGGGAGACGCAACATCCTGGGCAACTTATGCGTGGGCTGAACCCTGGAAAGGGGTTTTGGGTACGTACACGATCCAACCACGAAACGACGAGGTTCAGACTCGAGACATCAAGGGTGAAGAAGCTCCCACTCAAGAAATTCCTAAGAAGCAGCCGCAGAAACGGCATTACGTCCATTACATTCCACTGACTAACCCTGAAGGACTAGAACGCCCGCGCAAGCAACATTTTGGTGGTGAAGAAGGACCCATTTACGATACGTGGGAGCAAGCGCCACTGCTAGCCAAGGAGGGCCTCACCTCGGAAGAAGCTCTTTGGGTTCCAGTCGGACAACCTTTGCAGGTCATTAAGCAGGGCTATTCGTGGGGGTCTCAAGCTTTCGACCAAAGCTTTCAAAAGCAGCCTCGTCTGGCTGTGGAAACTCACTTGGCATATGAACACCCTTTCCCACCATCCTCTTATTTACCCACCACTCGTCTTCCTCGTTCACAGCCCCTTCCTCCAACTACTGTCTCTACTCCAGCCCCAGAACCCTCGCTGATTGCTACCCTTTTGCCATCGACAACTCCCTATTCCAAAGACACTTATGAGCCTGAGCACAAAATAGCAAAGCCTCATCCCACCGTAGGATACCATCCACATCTTCCCCCACTCTACCATTCGGCTCCTCACTATCCCATTCCACCACGGAAATACTACCTCACGGACGAAAGCCCATTGAAATACAAGCATGGATATGCCTTAAGAAAATATATCCTGAATACAGAACCAACAGTTACACATTCCGATCCAGGAGATGTAGTGGTAAAGGCTGCCGATGTTACAGCAAATGAAATTGAAACGCCAAGTGATATGACTGATGACACCACCTCTACCACTTTATCAGCCTCAGAAGAAAATTCGAATTCAGGTTTCAAACATGAAGATGTTCCAAAAAGCCCCCCAGCCCACAAGTACAGACCGCATGTCACTTATTCTCCACCTTACAGTCACAGTCTCCATCTACATCCTTACCCACCAGTTCACTCAAATTACAATCCTCCACCATACGGTCATTACCTCCACCAAAGGCCTCCCTATCCTACAAATGATGTCTATTATCCTACACCAGGAACAATTCGAAAATATTTGCTAAACACATCACCCAGCAGTTCCCCTGAAGATTCCCAGCCTGACACTGGCGATGATCAAGGCAAACCAGACCTTTCAACATTTGATATCTACGAAATG ctACGAATGCCTAGAAGTACCGGTACGTCGTGGCAAAGTGTGCAATATGGACCCAGTTCAACTGTTACTCGATGA